The following are encoded in a window of Urocitellus parryii isolate mUroPar1 chromosome 7, mUroPar1.hap1, whole genome shotgun sequence genomic DNA:
- the LOC144256269 gene encoding tubulin beta-4 chain-like: MGAKFWEVISDEHGIDPSGNYVGDSDLQLERISIYYNEASSHKYVPRAILVDLEPGTMDSVQSGAFGHLFKPDNFIFGKGGESETGNSTAIQEPFKCISEQFIAMFRRKAFLHWYTGEGMDEMEFTEAESNIYDLVSEYQQ, translated from the exons ATGGGGGCCAAG TTCTGGGAAGTCATCAGTGATGAGCACGGCATCGACCCCAGTGGCAACTATGTGGGGGACTCGGACCTGCAACTGGAACGCATCAGCATCTACTATAATGAGGCCTCCT CTCACAAGTATGTGCCTCGGGCCATTCTGGTGGATCTGGAGCCTGGAACCATGGACAGTGTCCAGTCTGGGGCCTTTGGGCACCTCTTCAAGCCTGATAACTTCATCTTTGGTAA AGGGGGTGAGTCAGAAACCGGCAACAGCACGGCCATCCAGGAGCCGTTCAAGTGCATCTCGGAGCAGTTCATAGCCATGTTCCGGCGCAAGGCCTTCCTGCACTGGTACACGGGCGAGGGCATGGACGAGATGGAGTTCACCGAGGCAGAGAGCAACATATACGACCTGGTATCCGAGTACCAGCAGTAA